From the genome of Nicotiana sylvestris chromosome 2, ASM39365v2, whole genome shotgun sequence, one region includes:
- the LOC104215201 gene encoding protein TRANSPORT INHIBITOR RESPONSE 1-like, whose protein sequence is MNPSLKKPRESVDLLNESTASPFPDEVLEKVLSLVQSHKDRNSASLVCKDWYNAERWTRTKLFIGNCYSVSPDIVARRFPKIKSVTLKGKPRFSDFNLVPENWGADIQAWLDVFAKVYPFLEELRLKRMTVSDESLEFLAKSFHGFKALSLLSCDGFSTDGIKSIATYCKRLTELDIQENGMDDIAGSWLSCFPDDFASLEVLNFASLNSEISFDALERLVSRCKSLRVLKVNKNINLDQLQRLLVRAPQLMELGTGSFHQELTSRQYAQVESAFSNCKHLHTLSGLWDATSLYLPVLYAACSSLTFLNLSYATIGSGELSKLLAHCQNLRRLWVLDTVEDKGLEAVGTSCPLLEELRVFPADPFDQDIAHGVTESGFVAVSAGCPKLQYVLYFCRQMTNAAVATIVRNCPDFTHFRLCIMNPGQPDYLTNEPMDEAFGAVVKTCTKLQRLSVSGLLTDQTFEYIGKYAKNLETLSVAFAGSSDWGMQCVLDGCSKLRKLEIRDCPFGNAALLSGLDKYESMRCLWMSACNVTMNGCRLLAKEMPRLNVEVIKDEDSDDYADKVYVYRSVAGPRRDAPPFVKTL, encoded by the exons ATGAATCCCAGCTTGAAAAAACCGAGGGAATCGGTGGATTTGTTGAATGAGTCAACAGCATCACCATTCCCAGATGAGGTGTTGGAGAAGGTGCTGTCACTTGTGCAGTCTCACAAGGACAGAAACTCAGCTTCATTGGTTTGTAAGGATTGGTACAATGCAGAGCGTTGGACAAGGACTAAGTTGTTCATCGGGAACTGCTATTCGGTCTCTCCTGATATTGTAGCAAGAAGATTTCCCAAGATTAAGAGCGTTACCCTTAAAGGGAAGCCAAGATTTTCCGACTTTAATTTGGTCCCAGAGAATTGGGGTGCTGATATTCAGGCTTGGCTTGATGTTTTTGCCAAAGTTTACCCCTTTCTTGAGGAGTTGAGGTTGAAGAGGATGACCGTTAGTGATGAGAGTTTGGAGTTTTTGGCTAAATCATTTCATGGATTTAAGGCTCTCTCTTTGTTGAGTTGTGATGGATTTAGCACTGATGGGATCAAATCCATTGCTACTTACTGCAA GAGGTTGACAGAGCTGGACATTCAGGAGAATGGCATGGATGATATCGCTGGTAGTTGGCTAAGTTGTTTTCCAGATGACTTTGCATCACTGGAGGTGCTAAACTTTGCCAGTCTGAACAGTGAGATCAGTTTCGATGCCCTAGAGAGACTTGTCAGTAGGTGCAAATCGCTGAGGGTTCTGAAGGTGAATAAGAACATTAACTTGGATCAATTGCAACGCCTGCTTGTCCGGGCTCCTCAGCTGATGGAGCTCGGTACAGGATCCTTTCATCAAGAACTCACGAGTCGGCAGTACGCACAAGTTGAAAGTGCATTCAGCAACTGCAAACATCTGCACACTCTCTCAGGTTTATGGGATGCGACTTCTCTATATTTACCAGTTCTTTATGCAGCCTGTTCTAGTCTGACTTTTCTCAACTTGAGCTATGCAACCATTGGGAGTGGTGAATTATCGAAGCTTCTTGCTcattgccaaaatttgagacgCCTTTGG GTCCTTGACACTGTCGAAGATAAGGGATTAGAGGCTGTTGGAACCAGCTGCCCCTTGCTTGAAGAACTGCGAGTCTTCCCTGCCGACCCTTTTGACCAGGATATAGCCCATGGGGTGACGGAGTCGGGCTTTGTGGCTGTGTCTGCCGGCTGTCCTAAGCTTCAATATGTTCTCTATTTTTGCCGGCAAATGACTAATGCTGCTGTTGCAACGATAGTGCGTAACTGCCCTGATTTCACCCATTTTCGTCTCTGCATAATGAATCCTGGCCAACCAGATTACCTGACAAATGAACCCATGGACGAGGCTTTTGGTGCAGTGGTCAAGACTTGTACGAAGCTCCAGAGGCTTTCCGTTTCTGGCCTGTTAACTGACCAGACATTTGAGTATATCGGGAAGTATGCCAAAAACCTTGAGACGCTTTCAGTGGCTTTTGCTGGAAGCAGTGACTGGGGTATGCAGTGCGTGCTTGACGGCTGTTCTAAGCTGAGGAAGCTGGAGATAAGGGATTGTCCATTCGGAAATGCAGCACTTCTTTCTGGACTGGACAAGTATGAATCCATGCGGTGTCTTTGGATGTCAGCTTGCAATGTCACCATGAATGGTTGTCGGCTACTTGCAAAAGAGATGCCTAGGTTGAATGTCGAGGTAATCAAAGATGAGGACAGCGATGACTATGCTGATAAAGTGTACGTCTATCGTTCTGTAGCAGGGCCACGAAGAGATGCTCCACCTTTTGTTAAAACTCTTTAG